One Denticeps clupeoides chromosome 10, fDenClu1.1, whole genome shotgun sequence genomic window carries:
- the fgd gene encoding faciogenital dysplasia isoform X3 — MEATPPSLVETTPPPQPLQACAQTPLLDQPGHEFLPEKDSFPPDNLAHLHIEQRNIPTVQDDDGDDGSCSDIMKNLMKQTGQASQEGHGQPCSGSQGSIPGNSKHYSSDDPRGTLEPRGFTDSGCKIPNRDSGFDSPLCGGEVEVFSNEEPIEEEEGTDCTAREPCIITSHERGLIQDEDTEAEEGGNSGGARNAEQPQQTCSEAQKLLNIARELLHTEEAYVKKLNLLDQVFCTKLTMVGIPQDVITGIFSNISSIYRYHHQFLLPDLHKRITQEWDTNPRLGDILQKLAPFMKMYGEYVKNFDHAMDLISTWTQGSQQFKAAVQNIQKQDMCGNLTLQHHMLEPVQRIPRYELLLKDYLKNLPSGAADRKDAEKALELISTAANHSNAAIRKMEKMNTLLEVYERLGGEEDIVNPANELIKEGHIKKMSAKNGTAQDRYLYLFNNMILYCVPKLRLMGQKFSVREKISIAGMEVQDNVKQNLPYSFAIISKQRTLELQARTAEEKKEWIQVLLATIERHKQNTQTFRTFNSSSRDEDDLLWPDSPGMWNTSFDSDGGLHERKSCKKKDKEKHTCKGCNETFNFTKRKHQCKNCGGSICAKCSETRGSESKAGRVCRQCYENEWLSRVTAEPSHKPAVEYSKEPAGPKPDQN; from the exons ATGGAAGCCACACCCCCTTCACTTGTGGAAACCACACCTCCTCCACAGCCTTTGCAAGCCTGTGCCCAGACCCCATTATTAGATCAACCAGGCCATGAGTTTTTACCAGAAAAGGACTCATTTCCGCCTGATAATcttgctcatttgcatattgAGCAGAGAAACATTCCTACTGTacaggatgatgatggtgatgatggtagTTGCAGTGACATAATGAAGAATTTGATGAAGCAGACCGGCCAGGCCAGCCAGGAAGGACACGGTCAGCCATGTTCTGGCAGTCAGGGGTCTATCCCTGGGAACAGCAAGCACTACAGTTCAGATGATCCTCGTGGAACGCTGGAGCCAAGAGGATTTACAGACTCTGGTTGTAAAATTCCAAACAGGGACAGCGGCTTTGACAGTCCATTATGTGGAGGAGAAGTGGAGGTCTTCTCCAACGAGGAGCCcatcgaggaggaggagggcactGACTGCACTGCCAGAGAGCCCTGCATCATCACAAGTCATGAACGAGGTTTAATTCAGGATGAAGATACTGAAGCAGAGGAGGGAGGCAACAGCGGAGGGGCGAGAAATGCAGAGCAACCACAGCAAACA TGTTCAGAAGCACAGAAATTATTGAATATCGCCAGAGAGCTGCTTCACACAGAGGAGGCCTATGTCAAGAAATTAAATTTACTCGACCAG GTGTTTTGTACAAAGCTGACTATGGTAGGAATTCCCCAAGATGTCATCACAGGTATATTctccaacatctcctccatctaCCGCTACCACCATCAGTTCTTGTTGCCTGACCTGCACAAGCGCATCACACAGGAATG GGACACAAATCCACGTCTTGGAGACATTCTACAGAAGCTGGCTCCGTTCATGAAGATGTATGGAGAATATGTGAAGAATTTTGACCATGCCATGGACCTCATTAGCACATGGACTCAGGGTTCTCAGCAGTTTAAAGCTGCTGTGCAGAACATCCAG AAACAGGATATGTGCGGGAATTTGACTCTTCAGCATCACATGTTGGAGCCAGTCCAGCGGATTCCCCGCTATGAACTTCTCCTGAAGGACTACTTGAAGAATCTGCCTAGTGGTGCAGCAGACCGCAAAGATGCAGAGA AAGCTCTGGAGCTTATATCTACTGCAGCTAACCATTCCAATGCAGCCATTAGAAAAATG GAGAAGATGAACACATTGTTGGAGGTGTATGAGAGACTTGGGGGAGAGGAGGACATTGTCAACCCTGCCAATGAGCTCATTAAAGAGGGACACATCAAGAAGATGTCAGCTAAGAATGGTACAGCTCAAGACCGCTATTTGTACCTG TTCAACAACATGATTCTATACTGTGTACCAAAGCTGAGACTTATGGGGCAGAAGTTtagtgtgagagagaaaatcAGCATTGCAGGAATGGAG GTGCAGGACAATGTCAAGCAGAATCTTCCTTACAGTTTTGCCATTATTAGCAAACAGCGCACACTAGAGCTGCAAGCCAG GacagcagaagaaaagaaggaaTGGATTCAG GTGCTTCTTGCCACTATTGAGAGGCACAAGCAGAACACTCAAACATTCCGAACCTTCAACAGCTCCTCTCGGGATGAAGATGATCTTCTCTGGCCAGACTCTCCG GGAATGTGGAACACGTCTTTTGATTCAGATGGAGGCCTGCATGAGAGA AAAAGCTGCAAGAAAAAAGATAAAGAGAAACACACATGTAAGGGCTGCAACGAGACTTTCAATTTTACCAAACGCAAACACCAATGCAAGAACTGTGGAGGG TCAATCTGCGCTAAATGTTCGGAGACGAGAGGCTCGGAGAGTAAGGCGGGCCGTGTCTGTCGGCAGTGCTACGAGAATGAATGGTTGTCGCGGGTAACCGCTGAGCCCAGTCATAAGCCTGCAGTGGAG TACAGTAAGGAGCCAGCTGGACCAAAACCGGACCAAAACTGA
- the fgd gene encoding faciogenital dysplasia isoform X1: protein MEATPPSLVETTPPPQPLQACAQTPLLDQPGHEFLPEKDSFPPDNLAHLHIEQRNIPTVQDDDGDDGSCSDIMKNLMKQTGQASQEGHGQPCSGSQGSIPGNSKHYSSDDPRGTLEPRGFTDSGCKIPNRDSGFDSPLCGGEVEVFSNEEPIEEEEGTDCTAREPCIITSHERGLIQDEDTEAEEGGNSGGARNAEQPQQTCSEAQKLLNIARELLHTEEAYVKKLNLLDQVFCTKLTMVGIPQDVITGIFSNISSIYRYHHQFLLPDLHKRITQEWDTNPRLGDILQKLAPFMKMYGEYVKNFDHAMDLISTWTQGSQQFKAAVQNIQKQDMCGNLTLQHHMLEPVQRIPRYELLLKDYLKNLPSGAADRKDAEKALELISTAANHSNAAIRKMEKMNTLLEVYERLGGEEDIVNPANELIKEGHIKKMSAKNGTAQDRYLYLFNNMILYCVPKLRLMGQKFSVREKISIAGMEVQDNVKQNLPYSFAIISKQRTLELQARFVDCVAFLIFNITCMCAFEVFLSYRTAEEKKEWIQVLLATIERHKQNTQTFRTFNSSSRDEDDLLWPDSPGMWNTSFDSDGGLHERKSCKKKDKEKHTCKGCNETFNFTKRKHQCKNCGGSICAKCSETRGSESKAGRVCRQCYENEWLSRVTAEPSHKPAVEYSKEPAGPKPDQN, encoded by the exons ATGGAAGCCACACCCCCTTCACTTGTGGAAACCACACCTCCTCCACAGCCTTTGCAAGCCTGTGCCCAGACCCCATTATTAGATCAACCAGGCCATGAGTTTTTACCAGAAAAGGACTCATTTCCGCCTGATAATcttgctcatttgcatattgAGCAGAGAAACATTCCTACTGTacaggatgatgatggtgatgatggtagTTGCAGTGACATAATGAAGAATTTGATGAAGCAGACCGGCCAGGCCAGCCAGGAAGGACACGGTCAGCCATGTTCTGGCAGTCAGGGGTCTATCCCTGGGAACAGCAAGCACTACAGTTCAGATGATCCTCGTGGAACGCTGGAGCCAAGAGGATTTACAGACTCTGGTTGTAAAATTCCAAACAGGGACAGCGGCTTTGACAGTCCATTATGTGGAGGAGAAGTGGAGGTCTTCTCCAACGAGGAGCCcatcgaggaggaggagggcactGACTGCACTGCCAGAGAGCCCTGCATCATCACAAGTCATGAACGAGGTTTAATTCAGGATGAAGATACTGAAGCAGAGGAGGGAGGCAACAGCGGAGGGGCGAGAAATGCAGAGCAACCACAGCAAACA TGTTCAGAAGCACAGAAATTATTGAATATCGCCAGAGAGCTGCTTCACACAGAGGAGGCCTATGTCAAGAAATTAAATTTACTCGACCAG GTGTTTTGTACAAAGCTGACTATGGTAGGAATTCCCCAAGATGTCATCACAGGTATATTctccaacatctcctccatctaCCGCTACCACCATCAGTTCTTGTTGCCTGACCTGCACAAGCGCATCACACAGGAATG GGACACAAATCCACGTCTTGGAGACATTCTACAGAAGCTGGCTCCGTTCATGAAGATGTATGGAGAATATGTGAAGAATTTTGACCATGCCATGGACCTCATTAGCACATGGACTCAGGGTTCTCAGCAGTTTAAAGCTGCTGTGCAGAACATCCAG AAACAGGATATGTGCGGGAATTTGACTCTTCAGCATCACATGTTGGAGCCAGTCCAGCGGATTCCCCGCTATGAACTTCTCCTGAAGGACTACTTGAAGAATCTGCCTAGTGGTGCAGCAGACCGCAAAGATGCAGAGA AAGCTCTGGAGCTTATATCTACTGCAGCTAACCATTCCAATGCAGCCATTAGAAAAATG GAGAAGATGAACACATTGTTGGAGGTGTATGAGAGACTTGGGGGAGAGGAGGACATTGTCAACCCTGCCAATGAGCTCATTAAAGAGGGACACATCAAGAAGATGTCAGCTAAGAATGGTACAGCTCAAGACCGCTATTTGTACCTG TTCAACAACATGATTCTATACTGTGTACCAAAGCTGAGACTTATGGGGCAGAAGTTtagtgtgagagagaaaatcAGCATTGCAGGAATGGAG GTGCAGGACAATGTCAAGCAGAATCTTCCTTACAGTTTTGCCATTATTAGCAAACAGCGCACACTAGAGCTGCAAGCCAGGTTTGTGGattgtgttgcatttttgaTATTCAATATTacctgcatgtgtgcatttgaagTCTTTTTGTCTTACAGGacagcagaagaaaagaaggaaTGGATTCAG GTGCTTCTTGCCACTATTGAGAGGCACAAGCAGAACACTCAAACATTCCGAACCTTCAACAGCTCCTCTCGGGATGAAGATGATCTTCTCTGGCCAGACTCTCCG GGAATGTGGAACACGTCTTTTGATTCAGATGGAGGCCTGCATGAGAGA AAAAGCTGCAAGAAAAAAGATAAAGAGAAACACACATGTAAGGGCTGCAACGAGACTTTCAATTTTACCAAACGCAAACACCAATGCAAGAACTGTGGAGGG TCAATCTGCGCTAAATGTTCGGAGACGAGAGGCTCGGAGAGTAAGGCGGGCCGTGTCTGTCGGCAGTGCTACGAGAATGAATGGTTGTCGCGGGTAACCGCTGAGCCCAGTCATAAGCCTGCAGTGGAG TACAGTAAGGAGCCAGCTGGACCAAAACCGGACCAAAACTGA
- the fgd gene encoding faciogenital dysplasia isoform X2 codes for MEATPPSLVETTPPPQPLQACAQTPLLDQPGHEFLPEKDSFPPDNLAHLHIEQRNIPTVQDDDGDDGSCSDIMKNLMKQTGQASQEGHGQPCSGSQGSIPGNSKHYSSDDPRGTLEPRGFTDSGCKIPNRDSGFDSPLCGGEVEVFSNEEPIEEEEGTDCTAREPCIITSHERGLIQDEDTEAEEGGNSGGARNAEQPQQTCSEAQKLLNIARELLHTEEAYVKKLNLLDQVFCTKLTMVGIPQDVITGIFSNISSIYRYHHQFLLPDLHKRITQEWDTNPRLGDILQKLAPFMKMYGEYVKNFDHAMDLISTWTQGSQQFKAAVQNIQKQDMCGNLTLQHHMLEPVQRIPRYELLLKDYLKNLPSGAADRKDAEKALELISTAANHSNAAIRKMEKMNTLLEVYERLGGEEDIVNPANELIKEGHIKKMSAKNGTAQDRYLYLFNNMILYCVPKLRLMGQKFSVREKISIAGMEVQDNVKQNLPYSFAIISKQRTLELQARFVDCVAFLIFNITCMCAFEVFLSYRTAEEKKEWIQVLLATIERHKQNTQTFRTFNSSSRDEDDLLWPDSPGMWNTSFDSDGGLHERKSCKKKDKEKHTCKGCNETFNFTKRKHQCKNCGGSICAKCSETRGSESKAGRVCRQCYENEWLSRVTAEPSHKPAVEVRRTNTVNAS; via the exons ATGGAAGCCACACCCCCTTCACTTGTGGAAACCACACCTCCTCCACAGCCTTTGCAAGCCTGTGCCCAGACCCCATTATTAGATCAACCAGGCCATGAGTTTTTACCAGAAAAGGACTCATTTCCGCCTGATAATcttgctcatttgcatattgAGCAGAGAAACATTCCTACTGTacaggatgatgatggtgatgatggtagTTGCAGTGACATAATGAAGAATTTGATGAAGCAGACCGGCCAGGCCAGCCAGGAAGGACACGGTCAGCCATGTTCTGGCAGTCAGGGGTCTATCCCTGGGAACAGCAAGCACTACAGTTCAGATGATCCTCGTGGAACGCTGGAGCCAAGAGGATTTACAGACTCTGGTTGTAAAATTCCAAACAGGGACAGCGGCTTTGACAGTCCATTATGTGGAGGAGAAGTGGAGGTCTTCTCCAACGAGGAGCCcatcgaggaggaggagggcactGACTGCACTGCCAGAGAGCCCTGCATCATCACAAGTCATGAACGAGGTTTAATTCAGGATGAAGATACTGAAGCAGAGGAGGGAGGCAACAGCGGAGGGGCGAGAAATGCAGAGCAACCACAGCAAACA TGTTCAGAAGCACAGAAATTATTGAATATCGCCAGAGAGCTGCTTCACACAGAGGAGGCCTATGTCAAGAAATTAAATTTACTCGACCAG GTGTTTTGTACAAAGCTGACTATGGTAGGAATTCCCCAAGATGTCATCACAGGTATATTctccaacatctcctccatctaCCGCTACCACCATCAGTTCTTGTTGCCTGACCTGCACAAGCGCATCACACAGGAATG GGACACAAATCCACGTCTTGGAGACATTCTACAGAAGCTGGCTCCGTTCATGAAGATGTATGGAGAATATGTGAAGAATTTTGACCATGCCATGGACCTCATTAGCACATGGACTCAGGGTTCTCAGCAGTTTAAAGCTGCTGTGCAGAACATCCAG AAACAGGATATGTGCGGGAATTTGACTCTTCAGCATCACATGTTGGAGCCAGTCCAGCGGATTCCCCGCTATGAACTTCTCCTGAAGGACTACTTGAAGAATCTGCCTAGTGGTGCAGCAGACCGCAAAGATGCAGAGA AAGCTCTGGAGCTTATATCTACTGCAGCTAACCATTCCAATGCAGCCATTAGAAAAATG GAGAAGATGAACACATTGTTGGAGGTGTATGAGAGACTTGGGGGAGAGGAGGACATTGTCAACCCTGCCAATGAGCTCATTAAAGAGGGACACATCAAGAAGATGTCAGCTAAGAATGGTACAGCTCAAGACCGCTATTTGTACCTG TTCAACAACATGATTCTATACTGTGTACCAAAGCTGAGACTTATGGGGCAGAAGTTtagtgtgagagagaaaatcAGCATTGCAGGAATGGAG GTGCAGGACAATGTCAAGCAGAATCTTCCTTACAGTTTTGCCATTATTAGCAAACAGCGCACACTAGAGCTGCAAGCCAGGTTTGTGGattgtgttgcatttttgaTATTCAATATTacctgcatgtgtgcatttgaagTCTTTTTGTCTTACAGGacagcagaagaaaagaaggaaTGGATTCAG GTGCTTCTTGCCACTATTGAGAGGCACAAGCAGAACACTCAAACATTCCGAACCTTCAACAGCTCCTCTCGGGATGAAGATGATCTTCTCTGGCCAGACTCTCCG GGAATGTGGAACACGTCTTTTGATTCAGATGGAGGCCTGCATGAGAGA AAAAGCTGCAAGAAAAAAGATAAAGAGAAACACACATGTAAGGGCTGCAACGAGACTTTCAATTTTACCAAACGCAAACACCAATGCAAGAACTGTGGAGGG TCAATCTGCGCTAAATGTTCGGAGACGAGAGGCTCGGAGAGTAAGGCGGGCCGTGTCTGTCGGCAGTGCTACGAGAATGAATGGTTGTCGCGGGTAACCGCTGAGCCCAGTCATAAGCCTGCAGTGGAGGTAAGACGCACAAATACAGTTAATGCATCATAG
- the fgd gene encoding faciogenital dysplasia isoform X4: MEATPPSLVETTPPPQPLQACAQTPLLDQPGHEFLPEKDSFPPDNLAHLHIEQRNIPTVQDDDGDDGSCSDIMKNLMKQTGQASQEGHGQPCSGSQGSIPGNSKHYSSDDPRGTLEPRGFTDSGCKIPNRDSGFDSPLCGGEVEVFSNEEPIEEEEGTDCTAREPCIITSHERGLIQDEDTEAEEGGNSGGARNAEQPQQTCSEAQKLLNIARELLHTEEAYVKKLNLLDQVFCTKLTMVGIPQDVITGIFSNISSIYRYHHQFLLPDLHKRITQEWDTNPRLGDILQKLAPFMKMYGEYVKNFDHAMDLISTWTQGSQQFKAAVQNIQKQDMCGNLTLQHHMLEPVQRIPRYELLLKDYLKNLPSGAADRKDAEKALELISTAANHSNAAIRKMEKMNTLLEVYERLGGEEDIVNPANELIKEGHIKKMSAKNGTAQDRYLYLFNNMILYCVPKLRLMGQKFSVREKISIAGMEVQDNVKQNLPYSFAIISKQRTLELQARFVDCVAFLIFNITCMCAFEVFLSYRTAEEKKEWIQVLLATIERHKQNTQTFRTFNSSSRDEDDLLWPDSPGMWNTSFDSDGGLHERKSCKKKDKEKHTFNLR; encoded by the exons ATGGAAGCCACACCCCCTTCACTTGTGGAAACCACACCTCCTCCACAGCCTTTGCAAGCCTGTGCCCAGACCCCATTATTAGATCAACCAGGCCATGAGTTTTTACCAGAAAAGGACTCATTTCCGCCTGATAATcttgctcatttgcatattgAGCAGAGAAACATTCCTACTGTacaggatgatgatggtgatgatggtagTTGCAGTGACATAATGAAGAATTTGATGAAGCAGACCGGCCAGGCCAGCCAGGAAGGACACGGTCAGCCATGTTCTGGCAGTCAGGGGTCTATCCCTGGGAACAGCAAGCACTACAGTTCAGATGATCCTCGTGGAACGCTGGAGCCAAGAGGATTTACAGACTCTGGTTGTAAAATTCCAAACAGGGACAGCGGCTTTGACAGTCCATTATGTGGAGGAGAAGTGGAGGTCTTCTCCAACGAGGAGCCcatcgaggaggaggagggcactGACTGCACTGCCAGAGAGCCCTGCATCATCACAAGTCATGAACGAGGTTTAATTCAGGATGAAGATACTGAAGCAGAGGAGGGAGGCAACAGCGGAGGGGCGAGAAATGCAGAGCAACCACAGCAAACA TGTTCAGAAGCACAGAAATTATTGAATATCGCCAGAGAGCTGCTTCACACAGAGGAGGCCTATGTCAAGAAATTAAATTTACTCGACCAG GTGTTTTGTACAAAGCTGACTATGGTAGGAATTCCCCAAGATGTCATCACAGGTATATTctccaacatctcctccatctaCCGCTACCACCATCAGTTCTTGTTGCCTGACCTGCACAAGCGCATCACACAGGAATG GGACACAAATCCACGTCTTGGAGACATTCTACAGAAGCTGGCTCCGTTCATGAAGATGTATGGAGAATATGTGAAGAATTTTGACCATGCCATGGACCTCATTAGCACATGGACTCAGGGTTCTCAGCAGTTTAAAGCTGCTGTGCAGAACATCCAG AAACAGGATATGTGCGGGAATTTGACTCTTCAGCATCACATGTTGGAGCCAGTCCAGCGGATTCCCCGCTATGAACTTCTCCTGAAGGACTACTTGAAGAATCTGCCTAGTGGTGCAGCAGACCGCAAAGATGCAGAGA AAGCTCTGGAGCTTATATCTACTGCAGCTAACCATTCCAATGCAGCCATTAGAAAAATG GAGAAGATGAACACATTGTTGGAGGTGTATGAGAGACTTGGGGGAGAGGAGGACATTGTCAACCCTGCCAATGAGCTCATTAAAGAGGGACACATCAAGAAGATGTCAGCTAAGAATGGTACAGCTCAAGACCGCTATTTGTACCTG TTCAACAACATGATTCTATACTGTGTACCAAAGCTGAGACTTATGGGGCAGAAGTTtagtgtgagagagaaaatcAGCATTGCAGGAATGGAG GTGCAGGACAATGTCAAGCAGAATCTTCCTTACAGTTTTGCCATTATTAGCAAACAGCGCACACTAGAGCTGCAAGCCAGGTTTGTGGattgtgttgcatttttgaTATTCAATATTacctgcatgtgtgcatttgaagTCTTTTTGTCTTACAGGacagcagaagaaaagaaggaaTGGATTCAG GTGCTTCTTGCCACTATTGAGAGGCACAAGCAGAACACTCAAACATTCCGAACCTTCAACAGCTCCTCTCGGGATGAAGATGATCTTCTCTGGCCAGACTCTCCG GGAATGTGGAACACGTCTTTTGATTCAGATGGAGGCCTGCATGAGAGA AAAAGCTGCAAGAAAAAAGATAAAGAGAAACACACAT TCAATCTGCGCTAA